A stretch of Acipenser ruthenus chromosome 1, fAciRut3.2 maternal haplotype, whole genome shotgun sequence DNA encodes these proteins:
- the LOC117420902 gene encoding uncharacterized protein LOC117420902 has translation MSFVSDTLYKSYIRPNMPRYVEKVKVNQVLMYITCLTDNDKEEINAKLSSSGNSIAMQMFFDCLKRRQNWPSEFIEALKNVSQDDLASELEREYSRLKYPQRGSPAPAPQQPPAPSVPDAPPAGAPPLCSSPPHSAPMSPPPSTTNQPLIRLEAAVYTHGNNNNNPAAAPVAATPPTLPQNPSEPHACVLPSSQSPLPPPSPVSNASVQTSLPANLLQGATSYSHGSHAISVSEPEVAPAPSSILSSPEGNSRRDQVEVKTSVQETAPPHTNYKTVPRATGPPNSNSDTKRNQIDANHQLTGTPQENRIRRSVDSSGRPSAGPGHTEAIPSIRGATAGSGTEEYLSKPGMLTLTNTDDHPCSVTSSQLQFSSGVTESPSMSGVRQVPETLIRGTPPSGAEDDCCPSHDTSASSPCYSAVPNGPFNFEEYNKEQKIKALSGNRNPNLVESLVAVDNPLQIQHDTFPKLAQSPETIGACGPSENSTINRGEHRERKQRSPIEPWRSLGSEEIRSPNIPKSYSSPTDQHLSTNGRETTGGTPSCSNVKQIVVQFSQNPSIDDHASNQFIGLREESPQSGRSWSDLERPQTSSHPREWENLGSVTLQSPENNQRAPRGDARRQFDGYLVPAIAIAALSVAAVLLWRYMKK, from the exons atgtcttttgTAAGTGATACATTGTACAAAAGCTACATTCGGCCCAACATGCCCCGTTATGTGGAAAAAGTCAAAGTGAATCAGGTGTTAATGTATATTACCTGTCTCACTGACAATGACAAG gaggAAATTAACGCCAAACTCTCTTCGTCTGGTAATTCTATtgctatgcaaatgttttttgattGTCTCAAGCGAAGACAAAACTGGCCAAGCGAGTTTATTGAAGCTCTTAAAAATGTCAGTCAGGATGACCTGGCCAGCGAACTCGAGAGAGAGTATTCCAGACTGAAGTACCCTCAGC GTGGCAGCCCAGCCCCTGCTCCCCAACAACCACCTGCCCCTTCTGTACCTGATGCTCCCCCAGCAGGAGCTCCTCCTCTATGCTCTAGTCCCCCACACTCTGCCCCCATGTCTCCTCCCCCATCAACCACCAACCAGCCCTTAATCCGATTAGAAGCTGCAGTCTACACccatggaaataataataataatccagctgCAGCCCCAGTAGCTGCAACTCCTCCAACTCTTCCACAGAATCCTTCAGAACCTCATGCTTGCGTCTTACCTTCTTCTCagtctcccctccctcctccatcccCAGTATCTAATGCCAGTGTTCAGACATCCCTCCCAGCAAACCTCCTCCAAGGTGCTACCTCCTACTCCCATGGCTCCCATGCAATCTCTGTATCAGAGCCAGAAGTAGCCCCGGCCCCTTCTTCGATTCTGTCCAGTCCGGAGGGGAACAGCAGAAGAGACCAGGTGGAAGTGAAGACCTCAGTTCAGGAAACTGCACCTCcacataccaactataaaacagtGCCAAGAGCTACGGGACCTCCAAACAGCAACTCCGATACAAAAAGAAATCAG ATTGACGCAAACCATCAGCTTACAGGGACACCACAGGAAAACAGAATCAGAAGGTCTGTGGATTCTTCCGGGAGGCCATCTGCGGGCCCAGGCCACACTGAGGCCATCCCGTCAATTAGAGGGGCCACAGCAGGATCCGGGACAGAAGAATATTTAAGTAAGCCTGGCATGCTAACATTAACCAACACTGATGACCACCCTTGCTCCGTGACTTCCAGTCAGCTCCAGTTTTCTAGTGGTGTAACAGAAAGCCCCTCCATGTCTGGTGTCAGACAGGTCCCTGAAACTCTTATTAGGGGAACGCCACCCAGTGGCGCTGAAGATGACTGTTGCCCGTCCCATGACACCTCTGCATCATCTCCCTGCTACAGTGCTGTGCCCAATGGCCCCTTCAATTTTGAAGAGTACAACAAGGAGCAGAAGATTAAGGCGTTATCTGGCAATCGGAACCCAAACCTGGTGGAGAGTTTAGTGGCTGTTGACAACCCCCTTCAGATACAGCACGACACTTTCCCAAAACTTGCTCAAAGTCCTGAAACAATTGGGGCATGCGGTCCATCAGAAAATTCAACCATTAACAGGGGAGAGCACAGAGAGAGGAAACAAAGAAGCCCAATTGAACCATGGCGCAGTCTTGGATCAGAAGAAATTAGATCCCCAAATATCCCAAAAAGCTACAGCTCACCCACAGATCAGCATCTTAGTACAAATGGAAGAGAAACCACAGGGGGGACACCCAGTTGCTCAAATGTCAAACAGATTGTGGTGCAATTTTCACAAAATCCCAGTATCGATGATCATGCTTCAAATCAGTTTATAGGGTTGAGAGAAGAATCTCCTCAAAGTGGTCGATCTTGGTCTGACTTGGAGCGTCCGCAAACAAGTTCACATCCACGTGAATGGGAGAATTTAGGATCAGTCACGCTGCAGTCCCCTGAAAATAACCAGAGAGCGCCCAGAGGTGATGCAAGAAGACAGTTTGATGGCTACCTGGTCCCAGCGATTGCCATTGCTGCTTTATCCGTTGCTGCTGTGCTTTTGTGGAGATACATGAAAAAGTAG